The region AGCGCGGGCAATCGTACGCGCCCGCTCTGCGCCATCATCCAGGATCTGGCGCACCTCACTCGGATTCGCGTTGTAGTAGGCGGCCTTTTCACGATACGGGCCAAAGGCCTCCGCGATGTTGTCCGCCAGGATACGCTTGCAGTCCACACAACCGATCGTACCTCCTCGGCACCGTGTTTCGATGTCGGTGCGGGCGTCTTCACTCGCGAAGAACTGATGCAGGCTGAAGACGTTGCACACCTCAGGCCGCCCAGGGTCGTCCCTGCGAACCCGCTGCGGATCCGTGACCGCAGTGCGCACCCGGGCCCACACATCTTCCGGTTCAGACAACATCGGCACGGTGTTGTTGAGCGACTTGCTCATCTTGGCGTTGCCGTCGAGCCCCATGATCCGCCCAACATTTTTCTCAATGAGCGGCTCAGTGATCGGGAAGGTCTCTCCGTACGCCGCATTGAATTTCCGAGCGATCTCCCGAGTGAGTTCAAGGTGCTGACGTTGGTCTTCACCCACGGGCACTCCCTCGCCCTTGTACAAGAGGATGTCCGCGGCCTGCAAAATCGGATAGTTGAGAATCCCAGCAGGGATCGACTCAAAATGCTGCGACTTGTCCTTGTACTGAGTCATCCGTTCGAGGTCACCCACGGGCGTGACCGCGTTGAACAGCCAAGCGAGGCTCGTGTGCTCCTGGACATCCGACTGTACGAAGATGATGGCCTTTTCGGGATCGAGGCCCACGGCGAGGTACGACACGGCGAGATCGAAGACGTTCTTCGGCATCTCAGCAGGATCTCCGCCCGCTGTGATGGCGTGCTCGTCCACGATACACCAAAGACAGTCGTACTCGTCTTGCATCTTCACCCAACGGCGAAGCGCCCCTAGATAGTTACCCAGGTGTGCTTCTCCGGACGGCTGCATGCCGCTGAAGACGCGCTTCTTTCGGCCGGTCGTGGTGTTTTCGTTCATGGGATCGGAACGAGGAGAGGTTGAGTGCGTACGTTGGTACAGGGCGGAGGATGTCTCCCCTCCGCCGGCACGCTAACTTAGCGGGTGCCTTTCAGATCGGGGACCCTGATCGCCGTCGCACCCTATGGCTCGCACCATGAATCTTCGAATCTTGAGAATCGTCAGCTTCGCACTTCTGGTGCTCGCCCTGGCTCCTGCCGCCGCATCCGCGCAGAACGTGCGCGGTTTTGTTTTTGGCGAAGATTCCGGAGCTCCTCTGGGTGGGGTCCTGATCCGTCTGCTCAGCCGGACCCTCGAGCCGATCGATACCACACGCACCGACATCCTGGGGCGCTTCTCCTTTCAGGCCAACGGGCCCGAGCGTTATGTGGTCGTCGCTGAAAAGACCGGCTTCGGTGCGGCACCCGAGATCATCGAAGTCGGCCCCATCCAGCTGGCACAGGTCGGCGTGACGATCTCTATGGCTTCGATGGGCATCGCGGACGTTGAGGAGACTCTCGGCGACGAGCGAATCGCCCATATTCGGGGGCAAGTGGTCGTTGCGAGTACGGGCGACGGAGTCGAGAACGCCGAGATCACAGACATGGCCACAGGCCGACAGGTCCTAACGCGGTACGACGGGCGTTTCGTGTTGGGTGACGTACGCCCCGGTCCGATCCGTATCCGGGCAGACCATCTGGGATACACAGCGCGGGAGTGGGCTATAGACACCCAGCCCGGGACCTCGTACGACGCATGGATCCCGGTGGAGGAAGAGGCCATTCCCCTGGACGGTATCGAAGTCACGGTGCGCTCCCGTGCTGTAGCCAGAAAGCTGCAACCAGTGTTTGAGCGTATGGAACGTGGCCTCGGCGGCATCTATCTCACAGCCACCGACTTCAAACGCCGCGGTTACGGCCCGGTCGCTCAGATGCTGCAAGGGTTACCCAGTACCTCAGTGACCGGCGCGGGCTTCCGCTACCAGATGCGCTTTCGGCGAGGAATGCAGCAGGGCAACGCAGGGTGCGCCCCTGAGATCTGGCTGGACGGAATACGGGTTGTACGCTCGGGCGATGACGTGAGCGAGTTCATGGCGTTGAACACCGTAGAGGTCGAGGTCATCGAACTCTTCCCAAGCGCGAGTAGCATTCCGCTGGAGTACTCGACATCTGCGTTCTGCATGGTCGGGCTGTGGACCAAGCGTGGGGGCTGACGCCGGGCTGGACTCTCTGCTCAACACGGCCCGGGAGGCGGCTGAGGCTGCAGTAGCAATTCACAGAAGAGACGCGGGTCGGGTCCTCTTGGCTGGCGCCACGATCAAGGCCAGGGCCGACTACGTCTCCCAGACCGACATCGACGCTCAAGAAGTAGCACTCGCTGTGATTCAGAGGAATCACCCGGATCACTTGATCCTCGCGGAGGAGAGTGACGAGTCGGTCGAGGAGCAGCTCGCGCGCTGGGATGGGCGCCCACTGTGGATTGTGGATCCTTTAGATGGAACAGCCAACTTCCTTCACGCCCACCCACACTACTGTGCTTCTGTGGCGGTAGCCGTGGACGGTGATCCTGTGGCTGGAGCGGTCGCGAGTGGATCCAGTGGGGAGCGGTGGTGGGCCGCAAAGGGGCACGGCGCCTTCAAAGGCGGGCGGAGAATTTCGGTCTCGTCAGAACGGCCACTGAGTTCTGCGATGGTCGGGACCGGATTTCCGTTCAAGATCCTCGAAGTCCTCCCTGAGTACCTAGGTGAGCTTGGTCGGGTGCTCCCTGCTGCTTCGGGCGTAAGGCGGGCTGGAGCCGCAGCGCTGGACCTCTGCTACCTCGCACAGGGGTCACTCGACGCGTTCTGGGAGAAGATCCTCATGCCGTGGGATTTCGCGGCCGGGCTCGTGCTCGTCCGAGAGGCCGGCGGGGTGCTCGCCCGTCCCGACGGAAGCCCGTTGGACATCGCTACGGGACCTGTAACAGGCGCGAACTCCGCACATCTACTCCAGGAATTGCAAGCGATTCTCGACGGCTGAAACCCGCCTCGGCCCTCCGGCAGCGGGTCTTCAGCGACTGATTCGCCATCTCCTCACCGAGAGCTTGTTGATCTCGCTCGCAGCAGCCGGGCTCGGCATCGCGTTCGCGTACAAATTGAACTGGGCGATGGTTTGGATCTCCGCGGGCACCGAGGAGAGCTTCAACATGGCTGAACTAAACGGGCGGGTACTGGCGTTCACATTACTCGTCTCACTCGCCGCCCCGCTCGTCTTCGGCCTGTTCCCGGCCCTGCGTGCGTCTTCGGCGGAGCCACAAGCCCCACTCCGAGATGGGCGCTCGGCAGACAGAGATCGGTCCGGCAAGCGAGCCCGGGGCTTCTTGGTCACGGCACAAGTGTCCATGGCGCTCACCCTAATGATCGTGCGGGCTGGTGGCTCCGTTCGGCCGCAGTCGGCTCCT is a window of Longimicrobiales bacterium DNA encoding:
- the trpS gene encoding tryptophan--tRNA ligase, with the protein product MNENTTTGRKKRVFSGMQPSGEAHLGNYLGALRRWVKMQDEYDCLWCIVDEHAITAGGDPAEMPKNVFDLAVSYLAVGLDPEKAIIFVQSDVQEHTSLAWLFNAVTPVGDLERMTQYKDKSQHFESIPAGILNYPILQAADILLYKGEGVPVGEDQRQHLELTREIARKFNAAYGETFPITEPLIEKNVGRIMGLDGNAKMSKSLNNTVPMLSEPEDVWARVRTAVTDPQRVRRDDPGRPEVCNVFSLHQFFASEDARTDIETRCRGGTIGCVDCKRILADNIAEAFGPYREKAAYYNANPSEVRQILDDGAERARTIARATIDEVKSKMGLHWRDAL
- a CDS encoding inositol monophosphatase family protein, with amino-acid sequence MGADAGLDSLLNTAREAAEAAVAIHRRDAGRVLLAGATIKARADYVSQTDIDAQEVALAVIQRNHPDHLILAEESDESVEEQLARWDGRPLWIVDPLDGTANFLHAHPHYCASVAVAVDGDPVAGAVASGSSGERWWAAKGHGAFKGGRRISVSSERPLSSAMVGTGFPFKILEVLPEYLGELGRVLPAASGVRRAGAAALDLCYLAQGSLDAFWEKILMPWDFAAGLVLVREAGGVLARPDGSPLDIATGPVTGANSAHLLQELQAILDG